A portion of the Drosophila sechellia strain sech25 chromosome 2R, ASM438219v1, whole genome shotgun sequence genome contains these proteins:
- the LOC6608264 gene encoding mitochondrial import receptor subunit TOM7 homolog, with translation MELSEGVKDRLGLVVGAVQTGFHWGFVPLVLYLGFLKGAEPGMPPLNLFSLLWQ, from the exons ATGGAGCTGTCCGAGGGAGTTAAGGATCGTTTGGGATTAGTGGTTGGGGCCGTCCAGACTGGTTTCCACTGGGGATTCGTGCCCCTTGTGCTGTATTTGG GATTTTTGAAGGGAGCTGAGCCTGGTATGCCGCCTCTGAACCTTTTCAGTCTGTTATGGCAGTAA
- the LOC6608263 gene encoding uncharacterized protein LOC6608263, whose amino-acid sequence MKTSNLGLYAFRLTFGQAPTLSTQATTHSSHGFTTSSSSPNRVVTRSATMLALFGIALSSFSLKQLLAKKQKHQGLRKL is encoded by the exons ATGAAAACAAGCAATCTCGGCCTGTACGCTTTCCGTTTAACCTTCGGTCAG GCGCCGACGCTGTCCACACAGGCCACGACGCACAGCAGCCATGGCTTCACCACCAGCTCGTCGTCGCCCAACCGTGTGGTGACCCGCTCGGCCACCATGCTGGCGCTCTTCGGCATCGCGCTGTCCTCGTTCAGCCTTAAGCAACTGCTGGCCAAGAAGCAGAAGCATCAGGGCCTGCGCAAGCTCTAG
- the LOC116800519 gene encoding phosphatidylinositol 4,5-bisphosphate 5-phosphatase A, which produces MERLQPGDECLECQSEGRNHKLRYFYIGLEEQLLKCESRSCLWPHNDEVSSDEDLDSEAALSITALQSELLESPAATQPSHPTASTSKPPPDDDDEFILELLQQLTPATETPLKTNVSPSSMPDLHSPSEEKPCPQLELPDFSFLEENIAVNEKPPQALKSELGVPSTVLPDKLRSPPKAKTLQTQDTKAKQYLAPLKGATSPSWQGKAEIPLLPACVKASVRMSPSIKSKGSPFSSLPKKASTQPQSQSPPSTPPAVNIIISVPEMNTGMNGMFLDAIKRHSTEAKPSLRGGGRRPKRSARGTNARGIRTQDVMHLIEHLELTTPRTQ; this is translated from the coding sequence ATGGAGCGACTGCAGCCGGGAGACGAGTGTCTGGAGTGCCAAAGTGAAGGCAGGAATCACAAGCTGCGCTACTTTTATATTGGTCTCGAGGAGCAGCTGCTGAAGTGCGAGTCCAGGAGCTGTCTGTGGCCACACAACGATGAGGTGTCCTCTGATGAGGATCTGGACTCGGAGGCAGCACTTTCCATCACTGCTCTACAATCTGAACTTTTAGAATCTCCTGCTGCTACGCAACCTTCTCACCCAACGGCTTCAACGTCCAAACCTCCTCCAGATGATGACGACGAATTTATACTGGAACTGCTGCAGCAATTGACACCTGCCACAGAAACCCCTCTTAAGACAAATGTGAGTCCCAGCTCCATGCCAGATCTGCACTCGCCTTCAGAGGAAAAGCCCTGCCCACAACTGGAGCTTCCAGACTTCAGCTTTCTGGAGGAGAACATTGCCGTAAACGAGAAACCCCCACAAGCATTGAAATCAGAGCTGGGAGTACCTTCAACTGTCTTACCCGACAAACTAAGAAGTCCGCCCAAGGCAAAAACTCTACAAACTCAGGACACCAAAGCTAAGCAATATTTGGCTCCACTGAAGGGAGCTACGTCCCCAAGCTGGCAAGGCAAAGCTGAAATACCTTTACTACCCGCTTGTGTGAAGGCAAGTGTTAGGATGTCTCCTAGCATCAAATCTAAGGGGTCTCCCTTCAGCAGTCTTCCCAAGAAAGCATCTACCCAGCCGCAAAGTCAGTCACCACCGTCAACACCGCCTGCCGTCAATATTATTATCAGTGTTCCGGAGATGAACACGGGAATGAACGGCATGTTTCTAGACGCCATTAAACGCCATTCCACAGAAGCCAAACCGTCTCTACGTGGCGGAGGTAGACGCCCAAAGCGCTCAGCCAGAGGAACCAATGCCAGGGGCATTCGCACACAGGATGTGATGCACTTGATTGAGCATTTGGAACTTACGACACCACGGACGCAATAG
- the LOC6608260 gene encoding kunitz-type serine protease inhibitor nigrescinin-2 — protein MRGQLKECVGVAVVLLLLAGFSWSEAFPMDLYDDVSDFFDAISLDDVANTGRNTHPEQFCLMPARKGVCRALIPRWRYDPEQKKCVEFKFGGCDGNENNFASYKDCMSTCEGM, from the coding sequence ATGCGCGGACAACTAAAAGAGTGCGTCGGAGTGGCAGtggtgctgctcctgctggcgGGGTTCAGCTGGAGCGAGGCGTTTCCTATGGACCTCTACGACGACGTGAGCGACTTCTTCGACGCCATCTCGCTGGACGATGTGGCCAACACCGGGCGCAACACCCATCCGGAGCAGTTCTGCCTCATGCCGGCGCGCAAGGGCGTCTGCCGCGCCTTGATCCCGCGTTGGCGCTACGATCCGGAGCAGAAGAAGTGTGTGGAGTTCAAGTTCGGCGGCTGCGACGGCAACGAGAACAACTTTGCCAGCTACAAGGACTGCATGTCCACCTGCGAGGGCATGTAG
- the LOC6608262 gene encoding dymeclin has translation MGINVSRTADLGSNQWLQRFVGRQHIAHDDEAFWNALLNYNIVLPENSQDQLNLDSRLEALCQSFIGNNLKTGNFGSLVTVFLEKTSELLSLSDQESNMHVWQTFNALFIIRSLVKYINETGSEFQLLQHFEAMPNTELLQAALEQQQQTPAESATIAMEATEQSAAAAVPVIVDGSKFETFIDALVNLIVVIPVKEFTYHLHLEAVNMLITLLSVHLFAQQPTDKSIVFRTVFKCQHANVLMSALLHFVSRMVEVPHTMFGSSSAGSFVFGIAESLLSIFTFRKQPDVLKAGQAAGGGELSQRFRTHYPLANQSLLLILILTNHCTAQDNAYRTSLFSCADSKDSPKQGAVSFQIDFSAVYETLCTIVTIDQATLLLYLLLHRNERFYRFVMQQQDLEQLVIPILQTLYNAPDSNSHHIYMSLIVLLILSEDEGFNKNMHTIMLKNITWYTERTISEISLGGILILIVIRTIQYNMLKMRDKYLHTNCLAALANMSGHFRALHPYVAQRLVSLFETLARKHTRLDAQLKEPADSAVFVNVSTTPEDMLQDLSVLEEVLRMVLEILNSCLTNQLVYCPNLVYTLLYKRSVFEGFRSHHAFQDVIQNIDMVVGFFSSRLQRVQEQRGELGVNEVLEVISKGASQWSSDRLRKFPDLKFKYVEEDAPEEFFIPYVWTLVCKYGCVHFSSESIKSVTTDVAC, from the exons ATGGGCATCAACGTCAGCAGGACGGCCGACCTGGGGTCCAACCAGTGGCTCCAGCGCTTCGTGGGCCGCCAGCACATCGCTCACGATGACGAGGCCTTCTGGAACGCGCTGCTCAACTACAACATTGTGCTGCCGGAGAACAG CCAGGACCAGCTCAACCTGGACAGCCGGCTGGAAGCGTTGTGCCAGTCGTTCATCGGCAACAACCTGAAGACGGGCAACTTTGGCTCCCTGGTGACCGTGTTCCTGGAGAAGACCAGCGAGCTGCTGTCGCTGTCGGACCAGGAGAGCAACATGCACGTCTGGCAGACCTTCAACGCACTCTTCATCATCCGCAGTCTGGTCAAGTACATCAACGAGACGGGCTCCGAGttccagctgctgcagcactTTGAGGCTATGCCGAACACAGAGCTGCTGCAGGCGGccttggagcagcagcaacagacgCCGGCGGAGAGCGCCACCATTGCCATGGAGGCCACCGAACAGTCGGCGGCGGCTGCGGTCCCGGTGATTGTGGACGGATCCAAGTTTGAGACCTTCATCGATGCCTTGGTGAACCTAATCGTCGTGATTCCCGTCAAGGAATTCACCTACCACCTGCATCTAGAAGCCGTCAACATGCTGATCACCCTGCTGTCAGTGCATCTGTTTGCACAGCAGCCCACGGACAAGTCGATCGTGTTCCGGACGGTCTTCAAGTGCCAGCACGCCAATGTGCTAATGTCGGCACTGCTGCACTTTGTGTCGCGTATGGTGGAGGTGCCGCACACCATGTTTGGGTCCAGCTCAGCGGGATCCTTCGTCTTTGGCATCGCAGAGTCGCTGCTTTCCATCTTCACGTTCCGTAAGCAGCCAGACGTACTGAAAGCGGGCCAAGCAGCCGGCGGTGGAGAGCTCTCGCAGCGATTCCGTACCCACTACCCACTGGCCAACCAGAGCCTGCTGCTGATCCTCATACTTACTAACCACTGCACGGCGCAGGATAACGCCTATCGGACTAGCCTATTCAGTTGCGCCGACTCAAAGGATTCACCAAAACAGGGAGCTGTCTCCTTCCAAATCGACTTCTCGGCGGTATATGAGACATTGTGTACCATCGTTACCATCGACCAGGCCACGCTGCTGCTCTATCTGCTGCTCCATCGCAACGAGCGCTTCTATCGGTTCGTCATGCAGCAACAGGACTTGGAGCAGTTGGTGATCCCCATCCTCCAGACACTGTACAACGCCCCCGATAGCAACTCACATCACATTTACATGTCCTTGATCGTGCTGCTGATCCTGAGTGAAGACGAGGGCTTCAACAAGAACATGCACACCATA ATGCTGAAAAACATCACATGGTATACGGAACGCACAATATCGGAGATATCGCTGGGCGGCATCCTCATCCTGATCGTCATCCGCACCATACAGTACAACATGCTGAAGATGCGCGACAAGTACTTGCACACCAATTGCCTGGCGGCGCTGGCCAACATGTCCGGCCACTTCCGCGCTCTGCACCCTTACGTGGCTCAGCGACTGGTCTCGCTGTTCGAAACGCTAGCTCGGAAGCATACGCGCCTGGATGCGCAGCTCAAGGAGCCGGCCGATAGCGCAGTGTTTGTGAACGTCTCGACGACCCCGGAAGACATGCTGCAAGATCTGAGCGTGCTGGAGGAGGTGTTGCGCATGGTGCTGGAAATCCTTAACTCCTGCCTCACGAACCAGTTGGTCTACTGTCCCAACTTGGTGTACACTCTTTTGTACAAGCGCAGCGTCTTCGAGGGCTTCCGCAGTCACCACGCCTTCCAGGATGTCATCCAGAACATAGACATG GTTGTCGGTTTCTTCTCCTCGCGTCTGCAGCGTGTCCAGGAGCAGCGAGGCGAGCTTGGGGTCAACGAAGTGCTCGAGGTTATATCTAAAGGTGCCAGTCAGTGGTCCAGCGATCGACTGAGA AAGTTCCCGGATCTTAAGTTTAAGTACGTCGAGGAGGACGCTCCCGAGGAGTTCTTCATTCCATATGTGTGGACGTTGGTCTGCAAGTACGGCTGCGTGCACTTCAGTTCGGAGAGCATCAAGAGCGTGACCACGGACGTAGCTTGCTAA